A portion of the Oxynema aestuarii AP17 genome contains these proteins:
- the rpsJ gene encoding 30S ribosomal protein S10 produces the protein MATLQQQKIRIRLKAFDRRLLDTSCEKIVETANRTNATAIGPIPLPTKRRIYCLLRSPHVDKDSREHFETRTHRRIIDIYQPSSKTIDALMKLDLPAGVDIEVKL, from the coding sequence ATGGCTACCCTACAGCAGCAAAAAATTCGCATCCGTTTGAAAGCTTTCGATCGCCGCTTACTCGATACGTCTTGCGAGAAGATCGTGGAAACTGCCAATCGCACTAACGCCACGGCGATCGGTCCGATTCCCTTACCGACCAAGCGACGCATTTATTGCTTGCTGCGTTCTCCTCACGTCGATAAGGACTCGCGCGAACATTTTGAAACCCGTACCCACCGACGCATCATCGATATTTATCAACCGTCCTCGAAAACGATCGACGCGCTGATGAAATTAGATTTACCTGCTGGGGTAGATATCGAAGTCAAACTCTAA
- a CDS encoding LON peptidase substrate-binding domain-containing protein, translating into MPSSSSIAVRELPLFPLPEVVLFPSRPLPLHIFEFRYRIMMNTILESDRRFGVVMWDPVKGQPASVGSCAEILQYQRLPDDRMKMLTLGQQRFRVLEYVREKPYLVGLVEWIEDRPPERDLRPLAAEVDRLLRDVVHLSAKLMDQKIELPEDVPTLPTELSYWVASNLAGVAAEQQTLLEMQDTAARLEREAEILSSTRSHLAARTALKDALND; encoded by the coding sequence ATGCCATCCTCCTCATCGATCGCCGTTCGAGAACTTCCCCTATTTCCTTTACCCGAGGTCGTTCTCTTTCCCAGCCGACCCTTACCTCTCCACATCTTTGAATTTCGCTACCGAATCATGATGAACACGATTCTGGAGAGCGATCGCCGTTTCGGGGTCGTCATGTGGGATCCTGTCAAAGGTCAGCCCGCCAGCGTCGGTTCTTGTGCCGAAATCCTTCAATACCAACGGTTGCCCGACGATCGCATGAAAATGCTCACCCTCGGACAACAACGGTTTAGAGTGCTCGAATACGTGCGCGAAAAGCCCTATCTCGTCGGTTTGGTCGAATGGATCGAAGATCGACCCCCCGAACGGGATTTACGCCCCCTCGCCGCCGAAGTAGACCGACTGTTGCGCGATGTAGTCCACCTGTCGGCAAAATTAATGGATCAAAAGATCGAATTACCCGAGGACGTCCCCACCTTACCCACCGAACTGTCCTACTGGGTGGCGAGCAACTTAGCTGGGGTCGCCGCCGAACAGCAAACCCTTTTAGAAATGCAAGATACGGCAGCGCGCCTGGAACGCGAAGCCGAAATTCTCAGTTCGACGCGCTCCCACCTGGCGGCGCGAACCGCCCTCAAAGATGCACTCAACGATTGA